In Triticum urartu cultivar G1812 chromosome 6, Tu2.1, whole genome shotgun sequence, the following proteins share a genomic window:
- the LOC125516718 gene encoding uncharacterized protein LOC125516718 — MPTELKRAAEDGDDSTSTRLHRKIIVPEKPVYLVVEHKAEPAYSILSVGTIAPKIPLHLSQRGMSFTAMESPQGSWIVGVGRDEQIHTTIFDVMASKEWQGPWLHTNKMEPILIPHRDQLYVVSSRPSVKRGRWGSTTFPELEPPPIFPCRITPPEYMNPPAIRVASYAMVGSHILLSVQLHNVTSPDKVARKYMGTCGYDVEKKVWEMVHEMNLPFPWPGGAPRRPTLSCPLQREGRRLCSVLHACRSVNIWDQRVVHY, encoded by the exons ATGCCGACCGAGCTGAAGCGCGCCGCAGAGGATGGTGATGATTCCACTTCCACCCGTCTTCACCGAAAAATCATAGTTCCAGAAAAGCCGGTCTATCTGGTGGTGGAGCACAAGGCGGAGCCAGCGTACTCCATCCTCAGTGTTGGCACAATCGCGCCTAAGATCCCGCTGCACCTCAGCCAACGCGGCATGTCGTTCACTGCCATGGAGTCGCCGCAGGGGTCCTGGATCGTTGGCGTGGGCAGGGACGAGCAGATTCACACCACCATCTTCGATGTCATGGCCTCCAAGGAGTGGCAGGGCCCGTGGCTCCATACCAATAAGATGGAGCCCATCCTGATTCCACACCGCGACCAGCTCTACGTGGTCTCGAGCCGCCCCTCCGTGAAGAGGGGGCGATGGGGCTCGACTACCTTCCCTG AACTCGAGCCGCCGCCCATCTTTCCGTGCCGCATCACCCCGCCTGAGTACATGAACCCGCCGGCTATACGCGTTGCCTCCTACGCCATGGTTGGCTCCCATATTTTGCTCTCCGTGCAACTGCACAATGTGACCAGCCCCGACAAGGTTGCCAGGAAATACATGGGAACCTGCGGGTACGACGTGGAGAAGAAGGTGTGGGAGATGGTGCATGAGATGAATCTTCCTTTTCCTTGGCCAGGCGGTGCCCCTCGGCGACCAACTCTTTCTTGTCCGCTCCAAAGAGAGGGACGGCGCTTATGCAGTGTACTACATGCATGTCGGTCAGTCAACATCTGGGACCAGCGAGTTGTCCATTATTGA